The following nucleotide sequence is from Malania oleifera isolate guangnan ecotype guangnan chromosome 4, ASM2987363v1, whole genome shotgun sequence.
TTGTTTTATCCTAAATCTTTAACCCTAACCagttagttatttaagaaatgaGTTTCTGTGTAAAGTGTTGGttccctagggtcagtctatggtcattttgaactTACATCCACACCATGCATGTCatacaattattacaaaccaaattaaaataaaatgcaatacaattgaaagtagatgtcttcttcttctctcttgcTCTTCAAGTCTTATGGAATACACCATGATGTATGATCTTGAggtccttctggcttccattttacTTTTACCTCATGTACATGTTAAAATATAGATCTGTTCACAAATTAAATGTACACATGAGATACAAACgttttatcagcatcaaaacagggatcagagtcaaaaagtcaacaccctTTACAATTTCCATTGCCTGTACACCACCGTAACCATTTACTATTTCTATGGCCCGTACACCACCGTAACCATTTACAATTTCCATGGCCTGTACAACACCATAACCATTTACAATTTCCATGGCCCATACACCACCGTAACCATTTACCATTCATGCATTCTTTTTTATACTTCCAGAGAAATTAGTATAATACTACACATTTTTAGTATAACCCCATGAAAATCCCAACCAATTTAATAACAGAAATAATCTCATGTCACATGGTTTAAATGCTAAATCTTACTTTAATAAATTGCCTAACGAAGATTTATCATAGTATACTCGAATATGTTTACCTGTAAATAAGGGTACGATCATCTCCATAGTTTAGATCAACTTAAAATACATATTTTAATAGAAAACGGAGATGAtgaaccctactcactttaatcttTTCCCAAAATACATGTATAAGTACTAAAACCATCTATTTCATACACATGCTACCTCGAGAAAATACAATGTGATGTTCCTGTATCCACATACTCAATTTTAACAGGTTGGATTTGGAAATACAATTAGCATAATATTCCTAGAATTATAAATTTCgatttaatcggttcaatttcgAAAacaaactgacataatctatttcccttacctgttcctcAAAATATGCCTAAAAAGCTCGGAGAGATGAAACCCTAGGTTGCTTCAACCTTACAGTCGAGAGGTAATCCAACAAGTGGAGAGGAGAGAGTGACGActagagagcgagagagagctCGGGAGGGCTTTAGAGAGGAGAGAACAcaagaaaataaggagagagaaagagagaaccgaaaccctaagagagagagagaggttccctccccccccccccccccaaaaaaaaaaaaaatgagctcaatCCAATTTATAAAAATGCTGTCCTgcacgaaaccgtcgacggtttgacctTTAACCAAACAAAATCCTTGTGTTCACATATATTGACTCTCGGTTGTTctggaaaaccgtcgacggtttgttCCTGAGCCAAACcgtttttcctttttcttttcctttccttttcttttatttattttctttctttttcttggttcgggttcttacaatagaTGACAGAAAAAATACAAGTAAATTGAATAAATGGCGCTCTCATGTTATGTGTCATGACCTCACAGTAGGCGCGTAATATGGAGATTTTGACCATTAAAGATAATACATATGATGCTTCATTGGGTTTGACTAAAACTGTTCCATTTGATATTAAATTCCCCTTGAAATTAATGCAATGTGGATTAATCTCAACTGGAGGTGTGGATCCCATAAGAGAGGCGTGACCATTCTTACAACAACATTAAAGATTAGATAGGAGAGTTTGTTATGATCCAACATTGGGCTAGTAGTAGGGAGAGTTTTGGATGAAAGAAAATTGAGCACATTttttcggaaaaaaaaaaaaaaaaagaacaataagGTTATGGTAAATAGGGGGGGTGGAGGTTGGACTCCAAAGGGTGCCCCAATTTATAATTGCAACTCATTATGAAAGAGTAGTTTCCCAAGAGAGAGTGGGGCATAGATGACAGAAAAAATACAAGTAGattgaatgaatggtgctcttaTGTTATGTGTCATGACCTCACATTAGGCGCGTAATATGTAGATCTTGACCATTAAAGATAATTTAGGCTTCAAACATACGAGATGCCTTTTATGGGGTTAAAACGGTTAGATCCAATAAGATAATACATATAATACTTCATTGGGTTTGAAAAAAACCATTCATTTGATATTAAATTCACCTTGAAATTAATGCAATGTGGCGTGGATCCCACAAGAGATGCATGACCATTTTGATGACGACGTTAAAGATCAGATAAGAGAGTTCGTTATGATCTGACATTGGGTGAGTAGTTGGGAGAGTCTAGTCATTTAAGGATTGTTTAAGCTTTAATCACATAAGACACCCTTTAGATGACAAAAATGTGAGGTCCAACTGGAGTTGGATGAAAGAAAATTAAGCAcattttttttcagaaaaaaaaaaaaaaaaaaagaaaagaacaagaagGTTATGGTAAATAagggaaaagggggggggggggggggaagaggtGATGGTTGGATTCCAAAGGGTACCCCAATTTATAGTTGCAACTCATTACAAAGGAGTAATTTCCCAATAACCCATCATGGGTTTTATCTCCCATAAAGTAAAAGTTAATCCCATGTTAATTTGGATATAAAATTCCTCTAAAATAGGAGTTACAGGGAGAAAGAAGGCAAGTAATACAATTAGCCATATAGGTCATTATCATTTTTCTTTATATTCCTACATTAACTTAAATATAGGAAACTTTAGAGGCCATTGGAGGTCTTTCAAGCTCTTCTTCTATTCTATAATTGTGGGTGCAATAGACAAATACTAAATAGCTTTTGGTGCAAGAATTGAAGTCTGATCCAGGCTAATTGTTGCATTAGCACTAAAATACTAACACAATGTTTGGAATCTTAGAATTTAAACTTTTGATCTAAATGTGTGTTAATTTAgataaaatgcaatacaaaatttattaaatttcatttaaattcacacacatctaaatccaaaactcaaaacctaAACTGTCAAAAATATTTCTTTCAGTCTTTGGCACCCACTTTTTGGACAGATTTGGTTTACTAAGATTGGAAAGGGCTCCTTTATTTTTCTTGTCAAATTTTACATCCTTCCAAACCAGAGAAGAAAAATGACCCTGAACTCTACATTAGGGAATGGCTTCAATCCTTATCTTTACTGATTTTGATGCGTACTACAACTAGCAAACAACAAAAgttcaataaaaaatataatttaatttaccTGAATGGACAATTAAGAGCTACCATCATTTTCCTGTATCACTCAAGTCAAATTTCAGATGCAAAATGGACTAAGGCACATGCATAATCGCAAGTTCTCAAAATTTCTCAGCTCGGAATAGCATGAACAACTTGCTGCAGATGCATATAACAAGAGAACATCAAACTGGATCTAACAGAGCAGCAGAATACGGGCAGGTGGAAATATACAATTTACATTTATGTTAACCTACCAACCTGATAAGTATTGTTTGGAAGTTTTATTATCTAGCTAGCTCAATGGAGATCGAAGTTGCTTCAACCGCTGGACGACTTGCTTCATTGTCGGCCTGATAGAAAGAGACTCAACTGTACACAAGACAGCCAAATGCAGTGTCTCAACCAGTTGATCATGGGGACCTGCATCCCATAGTCCTGCAGTGAATACTTCCTTGGCTTGACCCTGCCGCAATAGCATGGACGCCCATGAAACAATGTTGAACCCATTACTTTCTGAAAAAAATGATGGATCCAAGGCTTTCTTATCAGAGATCAATTCCAGCAGCACCACACCATAGCTGTAAACATCAGCCTTCTCAGACACCCTGCAAGTCATAGCATACTCTGGTGCTACATACCCAAAAGTGCCTGCTACACCTGTTGTTGCATGGGTTTCAGAGGTTCCCAAAAGCCTAGACAGACCGAAGTCAGACAAATAAGCATTTAAGTTATTATCCAACAAAATATTACTTGGCTTCACATCACGGTGTATGACCCGTGGAACACATTCATCGTGCAGACAAGCGAGTGCTCGGGCTATATCCAAAGCAATCTTGTGAAGTATCTTCCAATCAACAGCGCTCGATGATCTTTCCTTTATAAAATTTTCCAAATTACCTCCAGGCAAATAATTATAAATTAGGAACATCTCCGTTTGACTTGCATGATACCCTATTAAAGTCACAAGATGAGGATGTCGGATCCTTCCAAGAGTCTTAATCTCGGCATGGAACTGCTGAACACCCTGGACAAACCTTCCGACTGAGAGCCTCTTTACAGCCACAAGGAACCCAGGAGAGATTTCAGCCTTGTAAGTAGCGCCAAAACCTCCATTCCCAATGCAGTTGCCAGCACTGAAATTCCCTGTTGCCTGAACAACATTATCAAATGTCAATGGAACCTGAGTGTTCATGAAAACTGTAATTTCCTTCAATTCTGAAACCTGAACCCTGTATTTTGGCATCCACTTTCTTGTGAAAAAAAAGAGGAGAACTAGAGCTAAAAGAACGGAAATAATGGCTGATGCAGATATTATGGATGCAATCTCAATAGAATTGATTCCATTACTCCCACTTTTAGAAACATTTCCAGATGGGGAAGCTGCAGAATTACTGCTCAACAGCAATCTGGGATTATTAAAGGAGGCACCACCAGGGGGAGAGTTTGAAGGTAGTTTCAAAACTTCAGGTGAGTGTAACTGCCCAATGGCGGCAGGGATGGTGCCAGTCAGGTTGTTCCCAGCCAAGGATATATACTTTAGGCTTTTCAACCGACTGAGACTTACTGGAATTTGACCCTGCAATCTATTCCTACTCAAGTCAAGAACAACAAGAGATTCCATATCCCCAATATTTTCAGGTATCGAACCCGAAATCTCATTCTCAGAGGCATCCAAAAATTTAAGAGATCTGCACATTGAGCCAAGCTCTGATGGAATTCGGCCAGAAATTTTGTTGGAACTGACATTGGCAATCATTCCACTCAAAGTGCCACATTCTCCAAATAAATGTCCAGGAAATGATCCAGTGAGCTGGTTTCCACTAGCAAGAAATGCATAATTaaccttctttccaaatctctgCAGTGCAATTGGGAGCCTTGGGATCGGACCGGTGAAGTTATTCAAAGCAAAATTATGGATCACAGCAAGGCTGGCATTGGAAAATGGCAAAGAGGTTTCAAGATGAGTTACAGACATAGAGAAGGACAAATATGCAATGGATGGGTTGTATGGTTGTATAATATTAGACTTCAATGAAGCTATGTGGGGGCATATGCTGCGGTTGAAACTGGGGATGGATCCAGACATGAGGTTCCTACTAACATCGAAAATGATCATGCAAGGGACAGGAAGTTGCTCATCAAGCTTACCAGCGAGCTTGTTTGAGCTCAAATTAAGAAAATGGAGGTTTTTGCATCCTCCAAACACACCGTTCATTTCTCCAGTGAAAAGGTTTTGAGCTAAGTTTACCATTTCCAAGCTCTCACAACTGCCCCAATTGCTGGGAAGCTCGCCTTCAAGTGTTGCTCCAGGTGCCCAAAGTATTCTCAGCATCGGAAGGGTTGTAATTTCCATAGGTATTGAACCTTTGAAATGATTGTATTCCATAGCAGCAAATGGCCTGGTTAGCTTCCTGCATGTTGGCAGCCTATCAGTGAGGCTCGAGAGAATAAGGACCGACAATTTGACACAACCTCCAAGCTCTGACGGGATAGGTCCGTGAAGTCTGTTTCTTGAAAGATCTAGAACTTCAAGCTCCTGAAGCAGCCCAAGCTCATGAGGTATGACACCATCCAACATATTAGAAAACAACAGAAGTGTCTGTAATCTGTGACAACTCCCCAAGCTGGAAGGAATCCCACCATTTAAGAAATTACTTGACAGATCGACATGCTCGAGATTCTGACAACTGTTTCCAAACACGTCAGGAACAAATCCAGCTAGCCGATTAAGAGCCAAATCAAGAACATGTAGCTCCGGAAAACTACCAACAAACCCAGGAATCCTTCCTTTCATTTCATTGCCGGCTAATTTCAAAACTTGTAAACCCACACATTTTGAAATCGAAAAAGGAATCTCCCCAGCAATTCTATTAAACCGAAGATTAAGAACCCGCAATTTTCTCAACCCAGAGAACACCCGAGGCAATTCCCCAGTAAACGAATTGCCCTCAAGATCAAGTAGTTCCAGTTTTCTTAAACCCCAGATTTCTCTGGGAATTTCACCACTCAAGTCATTAAAAGGAAGTGATAATACCCTAAGTTCAGCAAGCTTCCCAATTAGCGGAGTCAATTTTCCCACCAATTTCCCATTCCTAACAGAGCACCCTTTTCTGATTCCAAAGCCATAAACTCTGAACTGCGAAGACTTGAAACAGGGAGAAGTCGGGGACTTACCTTTGCCGCCATCGCCGCCAGTAATATTGAGCGAGGAAACCCTAGATTTGGAGTCGCAGTAAACGCCGGGCCATGAACAGTGGTCAGAATCAGAATCCCACCTCGAGAGAATGCCGGACGCGTCAGAAACGGAATTCTTAAACTCCAGAAGTACCGATTTTTCCGGCAACAACCCGCCGGAGACAGAACCCCAAACATAAAACAGAAACAAGATTAGGGTTCTAGAAAAGCTGCGATCACATTTCATCTCAAACAAAAAACACATTTTCCGTCTGAAGTTGACAAATCTAGAGACCACCCAGACCACAGAGCCCAAGAAAAAA
It contains:
- the LOC131153130 gene encoding LRR receptor-like serine/threonine-protein kinase RPK2, whose amino-acid sequence is MCFLFEMKCDRSFSRTLILFLFYVWGSVSGGLLPEKSVLLEFKNSVSDASGILSRWDSDSDHCSWPGVYCDSKSRVSSLNITGGDGGKGKSPTSPCFKSSQFRVYGFGIRKGCSVRNGKLVGKLTPLIGKLAELRVLSLPFNDLSGEIPREIWGLRKLELLDLEGNSFTGELPRVFSGLRKLRVLNLRFNRIAGEIPFSISKCVGLQVLKLAGNEMKGRIPGFVGSFPELHVLDLALNRLAGFVPDVFGNSCQNLEHVDLSSNFLNGGIPSSLGSCHRLQTLLLFSNMLDGVIPHELGLLQELEVLDLSRNRLHGPIPSELGGCVKLSVLILSSLTDRLPTCRKLTRPFAAMEYNHFKGSIPMEITTLPMLRILWAPGATLEGELPSNWGSCESLEMVNLAQNLFTGEMNGVFGGCKNLHFLNLSSNKLAGKLDEQLPVPCMIIFDVSRNLMSGSIPSFNRSICPHIASLKSNIIQPYNPSIAYLSFSMSVTHLETSLPFSNASLAVIHNFALNNFTGPIPRLPIALQRFGKKVNYAFLASGNQLTGSFPGHLFGECGTLSGMIANVSSNKISGRIPSELGSMCRSLKFLDASENEISGSIPENIGDMESLVVLDLSRNRLQGQIPVSLSRLKSLKYISLAGNNLTGTIPAAIGQLHSPEVLKLPSNSPPGGASFNNPRLLLSSNSAASPSGNVSKSGSNGINSIEIASIISASAIISVLLALVLLFFFTRKWMPKYRVQVSELKEITVFMNTQVPLTFDNVVQATGNFSAGNCIGNGGFGATYKAEISPGFLVAVKRLSVGRFVQGVQQFHAEIKTLGRIRHPHLVTLIGYHASQTEMFLIYNYLPGGNLENFIKERSSSAVDWKILHKIALDIARALACLHDECVPRVIHRDVKPSNILLDNNLNAYLSDFGLSRLLGTSETHATTGVAGTFGYVAPEYAMTCRVSEKADVYSYGVVLLELISDKKALDPSFFSESNGFNIVSWASMLLRQGQAKEVFTAGLWDAGPHDQLVETLHLAVLCTVESLSIRPTMKQVVQRLKQLRSPLS